The proteins below are encoded in one region of Candidatus Eremiobacterota bacterium:
- a CDS encoding serine/threonine protein kinase encodes MQKSDSNASKLTEYFYALTPDRILEAFSSAGINCQPAVSFLNSLENRVASVVDEEGERWVAKFYRPQRHSRDALLEEHLFLKDLHDEGLPVIPPLPLTQGGSGTLGSTAGIYFAVFPHHRGSPPDELDAGKIALLGELIARIHTVGFRRSSPQRHVWNPDTLGNADLAVLARAVPPDIWSRYERSARKLMDWLSPRIAGTPGGRIHGDFHRGNLLWCATGPLVVDFDDMTMGPPVQDFWMMVPGRDAEALALREALVQAYEKQRPFDRQSLELVEPLRAFRYIRYAAWLAARQKDPAFVRVLHDFGSRSYWREELEELEAQLELFM; translated from the coding sequence ATGCAAAAATCAGATTCCAATGCGTCGAAGCTCACCGAGTACTTTTATGCCCTCACGCCTGACCGTATCCTCGAGGCGTTCTCTTCCGCGGGTATAAACTGCCAGCCTGCCGTCAGTTTTCTGAACTCCCTCGAGAACCGCGTGGCTTCTGTCGTGGACGAAGAGGGAGAGCGATGGGTCGCGAAGTTCTATCGGCCGCAGCGTCATTCCCGAGACGCGTTGCTGGAAGAGCATCTCTTCCTGAAAGATCTCCACGATGAGGGACTTCCCGTCATACCCCCGCTCCCGCTTACGCAGGGCGGGTCAGGCACGCTGGGCTCCACGGCGGGAATCTACTTTGCGGTCTTTCCCCACCACAGGGGCTCCCCGCCCGATGAACTTGACGCCGGCAAGATCGCTCTGCTGGGGGAACTCATCGCCCGCATTCATACTGTCGGTTTCCGCCGCTCCTCCCCTCAACGTCACGTATGGAACCCCGACACCCTCGGCAATGCCGATCTTGCGGTACTTGCCCGTGCCGTGCCTCCCGATATCTGGAGCCGATACGAGCGGTCAGCGCGAAAACTCATGGACTGGCTTTCGCCGCGTATCGCGGGCACGCCCGGGGGGCGCATCCACGGAGACTTTCACCGGGGGAACCTGCTCTGGTGTGCCACAGGGCCCCTCGTCGTCGATTTTGACGATATGACCATGGGGCCCCCTGTCCAGGACTTCTGGATGATGGTGCCCGGCCGCGATGCCGAGGCGCTTGCGCTGCGAGAGGCACTGGTGCAGGCTTACGAAAAGCAGCGCCCCTTCGACAGGCAGAGCCTGGAGCTGGTGGAACCGCTGAGGGCCTTTCGCTACATCCGCTATGCCGCCTGGCTCGCTGCGCGCCAGAAGGATCCGGCATTCGTCCGTGTCCTCCATGACTTCGGTTCGCGGTCTTACTGGAGAGAGGAGCTCGAGGAGCTCGAAGCCCAGCTCGAGCTTTTCATGTAG
- a CDS encoding AMP-binding protein → MDILRTLLSLFARCVASLRYRVRVTGLEKVKGHLAKTLVLANHPSLSEPVITIATLWPVLRVRPMLYSVNFQHPLLRWIMKALDAVEVPVMENLSAEAREGAGKAVQQVIEGLRSGENIVMWPAGKIYRQPYERLGGASALAEILRAVPDARIVVIRTRGMWGSMFSYAYNGRNPDIPRCLRAGLRFLITSLVFFGPRREVEVTVEEIERSALPGFEKEQVNPFFDQWYNSPGPEEPVYVPYHAFLAPRSYQFPALISEPTVDFEKIRPATLEAVKSMLEEYLGRAIGGGDLGPGTMLEDLGLDSLGRMEVSLLVQGRFGFAGSKVPATFGELSALAEGLFERGRKAVRPAPPLWFREPRKPQLEQIRGETIQEAFVRTALALRDDMASADDASGALTYERLLITALLLSRRIKALPGKSVGILLPSSTACAAVFFATHMAGMLPVMLNWTTGPGAMAHGAKITGLEVIVTSRAFVDRAAIKVEGPSMRYLEDIKASIGIGEQLFALMKVRLSGAALLRALQASSPDDTAVVLFTSGSEKAPKAVPLTHRNLLRNTRSGLAALKPTRHDSLLAILPPFHSFGLTATLLLPLLSGIKVVHHPDPTDAAALVQKITAYKPTSLYCTPTFLSYILERAGKGQLASLATVVTGAEKCPPSLFRKLGEMAPRAVLFEGYGITECSPIVSLNCPGSMKEGTIGKAAPGVEVKVVDLESFRPLPPGERGMLLVSGPSVFSGYLASDGLEPFMELEGKSWYIAGDLVFIDSEGFITFCGRLKRFLKAGGEMISLPALEEPFSARYPATREEGPLVAVEGLEYDGGRKVVLFTAVDISLAEANAILAEKGMKGIMRIDEVKRLESIPVLGTGKIDYKVLRGLLEER, encoded by the coding sequence ATGGATATCTTGAGAACGCTCCTCTCTCTTTTTGCCCGGTGTGTCGCGTCGCTCCGCTACCGCGTGAGGGTTACGGGCCTTGAGAAGGTGAAGGGCCACCTGGCTAAAACGCTGGTCCTTGCCAATCACCCTTCCCTCTCCGAGCCGGTCATTACCATCGCCACCCTGTGGCCTGTGCTGCGCGTCCGTCCCATGCTCTACTCCGTCAACTTCCAGCACCCGCTCCTCCGCTGGATTATGAAGGCCCTGGACGCCGTCGAGGTGCCCGTAATGGAGAACCTCTCGGCTGAAGCCAGGGAAGGGGCCGGAAAGGCGGTACAGCAGGTCATTGAGGGCCTGAGATCGGGAGAAAATATTGTGATGTGGCCCGCAGGCAAGATCTACCGCCAGCCATACGAGCGCCTGGGCGGAGCGAGCGCCCTCGCAGAGATCCTCAGGGCAGTGCCCGATGCGAGAATTGTCGTGATAAGAACCAGGGGCATGTGGGGGAGCATGTTCTCTTATGCCTATAACGGCAGGAACCCCGATATCCCCCGCTGCCTCAGGGCGGGCCTGCGATTTCTTATCACCAGCCTTGTGTTTTTCGGCCCGCGCCGTGAAGTCGAGGTGACGGTCGAGGAAATAGAGCGCTCGGCACTGCCAGGCTTCGAAAAGGAACAGGTGAACCCCTTCTTTGATCAATGGTACAATTCCCCGGGGCCTGAAGAGCCAGTTTATGTCCCCTACCATGCCTTCCTGGCCCCGCGGTCCTATCAATTTCCCGCTCTCATCAGTGAGCCAACAGTGGATTTCGAGAAGATAAGGCCCGCCACTCTTGAAGCGGTGAAATCCATGCTTGAAGAGTATCTCGGGAGAGCCATCGGCGGCGGCGATCTGGGCCCCGGAACAATGCTTGAGGACCTGGGGCTTGACAGCCTGGGGAGGATGGAGGTCTCGCTCCTTGTGCAGGGGCGCTTCGGCTTCGCCGGCAGCAAGGTCCCCGCCACGTTCGGAGAGCTTTCCGCCCTCGCTGAAGGGCTTTTCGAGAGGGGCAGGAAGGCGGTCAGACCCGCTCCTCCCCTCTGGTTCAGGGAACCCCGAAAGCCGCAGCTTGAGCAGATCCGGGGAGAGACCATCCAGGAAGCTTTCGTGAGAACGGCTCTGGCCCTCAGGGACGACATGGCATCTGCCGACGATGCGAGCGGGGCTCTCACCTATGAAAGGCTTCTCATCACGGCGCTCTTGCTGTCAAGGAGAATCAAGGCTTTACCCGGCAAGTCAGTAGGTATCCTTCTCCCTTCTTCAACGGCCTGCGCGGCAGTCTTTTTCGCCACCCATATGGCGGGGATGCTTCCTGTCATGCTGAACTGGACTACGGGCCCCGGCGCCATGGCCCATGGGGCAAAAATTACGGGGCTTGAGGTGATAGTCACAAGCAGGGCCTTCGTAGACCGCGCAGCGATAAAAGTTGAAGGGCCCTCCATGCGGTATCTGGAGGATATCAAGGCTAGCATAGGAATAGGGGAGCAACTCTTTGCGCTTATGAAGGTCCGGCTTTCCGGCGCCGCCCTCCTCAGGGCTCTCCAGGCCTCTTCTCCCGATGACACGGCGGTGGTCCTTTTCACCTCCGGCTCAGAGAAGGCTCCCAAGGCTGTCCCTCTCACTCACAGGAACCTTTTAAGAAACACGAGGTCGGGCCTCGCTGCCCTGAAGCCCACACGACATGACAGCCTCCTTGCCATTCTCCCCCCGTTCCACAGCTTCGGCCTTACGGCCACCCTGTTGCTTCCTCTTCTGTCGGGCATCAAGGTGGTCCATCACCCCGATCCCACCGATGCGGCAGCTCTTGTGCAGAAGATTACCGCTTATAAGCCCACGTCACTTTACTGCACCCCCACATTTCTCTCCTATATCCTTGAGCGGGCAGGCAAGGGGCAACTGGCAAGCCTTGCCACGGTCGTGACGGGTGCAGAGAAATGCCCTCCCTCCCTCTTCAGGAAGCTGGGGGAGATGGCGCCGCGGGCTGTGCTCTTCGAGGGTTACGGGATCACTGAGTGCTCACCCATAGTGTCGCTTAACTGCCCCGGCAGCATGAAGGAGGGGACCATAGGGAAGGCCGCTCCCGGTGTCGAGGTGAAGGTAGTGGACCTTGAGAGCTTCAGGCCTCTTCCCCCTGGAGAAAGGGGAATGCTCCTTGTGAGCGGGCCCAGTGTTTTTTCGGGGTACCTCGCTTCCGACGGGCTTGAGCCTTTCATGGAACTCGAGGGAAAAAGCTGGTACATTGCAGGTGATCTTGTCTTCATTGACAGTGAGGGGTTCATCACCTTCTGCGGGAGGCTGAAGCGCTTCCTAAAAGCAGGCGGCGAGATGATATCCCTCCCGGCGCTTGAAGAGCCATTCTCGGCGCGCTATCCTGCCACCAGGGAGGAGGGGCCACTTGTTGCCGTTGAGGGCCTTGAATATGACGGGGGAAGAAAGGTGGTCCTCTTCACTGCCGTGGACATTTCCCTTGCCGAGGCCAATGCCATTCTCGCAGAAAAAGGCATGAAAGGGATAATGCGCATCGATGAGGTGAAAAGGCTGGAGAGCATTCCTGTGCTGGGGACGGGGAAAATCGATTACAAGGTCCTCAGGGGACTGCTGGAGGAGAGGTAG
- a CDS encoding ankyrin repeat domain-containing protein: protein MDEKAYLEKAQALFGAAVSGDAEVIRSLLKQCPGLISARTEKRGTALHLASAMGMKVAAEVLLDHGVGIDERDDDGMTALHAALIEGRLNVAEFLVAKGADVALKDCRAGGTPLHIAAVKGIVPLAEFLCDRGAPVNLKDLQGCTPLYWAVTYGHEEMARFLLSRGASVNEAENNGATPLHSAVSAASMALVKILAEGGASLNAADNSLLTPLHCAAMRGNIEIAEYLLTHGADPDLSDSHAGTPLYFAAARGFMNMVELLIIRGVRDIEGPMAMAAWRGQNAVVEYLAEKGADVNAPDPEGNTPLHAASAKNNVKLAEFLLKRGARTDAVNDMGFTPIFLARQRGSVEMMEYLIMKGAGKMSAPREWDAVKISERTDKNDREFASLVKSLEEGRRDVDFLLLRRLYTGTSHYAPYSGECERLNGQADEAAAGGRQAEALEIMKELLKVKYVDFTVHLFLANLCRDLGFQELEARHHFIFRGLLRAVVESGDGMSAETAYRVIDVKEEYDLMPWLGDYEIMGQSLVAEGGHECDLMEVKHRATGEHQWIFFNIDALAVARKKFL, encoded by the coding sequence ATGGATGAGAAGGCTTACCTTGAGAAGGCACAGGCTCTTTTCGGCGCCGCCGTATCAGGAGATGCTGAGGTAATAAGGAGCCTGCTGAAGCAGTGCCCCGGCCTCATCAGTGCGAGGACTGAGAAGAGGGGTACGGCGCTCCATCTTGCCTCAGCCATGGGTATGAAGGTGGCAGCCGAGGTTCTGCTGGACCATGGTGTGGGAATCGACGAGCGCGACGATGACGGCATGACGGCCCTTCACGCAGCCCTCATCGAGGGAAGACTCAACGTGGCGGAGTTTCTCGTGGCAAAAGGTGCCGATGTGGCGCTGAAGGATTGCAGGGCGGGCGGTACTCCTCTTCACATCGCCGCCGTCAAGGGCATAGTGCCCCTCGCTGAGTTTCTCTGTGACAGAGGGGCCCCGGTAAACCTGAAAGACCTGCAGGGCTGCACCCCCCTTTATTGGGCTGTCACATACGGCCACGAGGAGATGGCGCGCTTCCTCCTCTCCCGCGGCGCCTCCGTGAACGAGGCTGAGAATAACGGAGCCACGCCTCTCCACAGCGCCGTTTCAGCCGCTTCCATGGCGCTGGTGAAGATTCTCGCGGAGGGGGGAGCGTCTCTCAATGCCGCAGATAACAGTCTTCTTACCCCCCTTCACTGCGCGGCCATGAGGGGTAATATCGAGATTGCTGAATACCTCCTCACCCACGGTGCCGATCCCGACCTGAGCGACAGCCATGCGGGGACACCCCTGTATTTTGCTGCCGCCCGTGGATTTATGAACATGGTGGAGCTTTTGATCATCAGGGGCGTGAGGGATATCGAGGGGCCCATGGCGATGGCAGCCTGGAGAGGGCAGAATGCTGTTGTTGAGTACCTGGCAGAGAAAGGAGCCGACGTCAATGCTCCTGACCCCGAAGGCAATACCCCTCTTCATGCAGCCTCGGCAAAAAACAACGTGAAGCTTGCCGAGTTCCTGCTGAAAAGGGGTGCCAGGACTGATGCCGTGAACGATATGGGCTTCACCCCCATCTTTCTTGCAAGACAGCGGGGGAGCGTTGAAATGATGGAGTATCTCATTATGAAAGGCGCCGGTAAAATGTCTGCCCCTCGGGAGTGGGATGCAGTGAAGATATCTGAACGGACCGATAAGAATGACAGAGAGTTTGCCTCACTGGTCAAAAGCCTTGAAGAGGGAAGAAGGGACGTAGACTTCCTGCTTCTTCGCCGCCTCTACACGGGAACTTCCCACTACGCTCCCTATTCAGGCGAATGTGAACGCCTCAACGGCCAGGCTGACGAAGCCGCCGCCGGAGGGAGGCAGGCGGAGGCTCTTGAGATCATGAAAGAACTCCTCAAGGTGAAATACGTGGACTTCACTGTCCATCTATTCCTGGCGAACCTCTGCAGGGATCTGGGGTTCCAGGAGCTTGAGGCCCGTCACCACTTTATTTTCAGGGGCCTGCTGCGCGCCGTCGTTGAATCCGGTGATGGTATGTCTGCAGAGACCGCCTACAGGGTCATTGATGTGAAGGAGGAATATGACCTCATGCCCTGGCTTGGCGATTACGAGATAATGGGCCAGAGCCTCGTTGCCGAAGGCGGCCATGAATGCGATCTCATGGAAGTGAAGCACCGTGCCACAGGGGAGCATCAGTGGATCTTTTTCAACATCGATGCCCTGGCCGTCGCCAGAAAAAAATTCCTTTAG
- a CDS encoding FHA domain-containing protein, giving the protein MLKRILINALFIVMGCTVGLVSAQVLKNEFNASSTLCVIAIFFFLAVFIGAAQLILIKLERPFGEMPPPLVKSDQTWGWLIPRKDASKAGYPLIKDRVVVGRDVKSDIFLNDDSISRSHAELVRNQDSCIIRDLGSRNGLFVNNQRVKEQILTEGDSVTIGNVDFFFRTSKSTAKE; this is encoded by the coding sequence GTGCTGAAAAGAATTCTGATAAATGCCCTCTTCATCGTGATGGGATGCACCGTGGGGCTCGTCTCAGCCCAGGTGCTCAAGAATGAATTCAATGCCTCATCGACTCTGTGCGTGATAGCAATCTTCTTTTTTCTCGCGGTCTTCATAGGGGCGGCGCAGCTCATCCTTATCAAGCTGGAGAGGCCTTTCGGCGAGATGCCCCCTCCCCTTGTCAAAAGCGACCAGACCTGGGGATGGCTCATTCCCAGGAAGGACGCCTCGAAGGCCGGCTATCCCCTCATCAAGGATCGTGTGGTCGTGGGAAGAGATGTGAAGAGTGATATTTTCCTCAACGATGATTCCATATCACGTTCCCACGCAGAGCTTGTGAGGAACCAGGACAGCTGCATCATCAGGGATCTCGGGAGCAGGAACGGGCTTTTTGTCAATAACCAGAGGGTAAAGGAGCAGATCCTTACCGAAGGCGACTCGGTGACCATCGGTAACGTGGACTTTTTCTTCCGCACGTCCAAGAGTACCGCCAAGGAGTGA
- a CDS encoding bifunctional serine/threonine-protein kinase/ABC transporter substrate-binding protein yields MLPNGTMLSGRYRILSNFAKGGMSNLYLCEDLRLPGKKWVIKELAAQYSDPREQVKAQEHFRREADLLARLEHKNLPKVNDFFHENNKSYFVMEFVEGRDLSRILTESPGPVPEKQVAEWGIQVATVLYFLHRQEPPVVFRDMKPSNVMLSANNTIKLIDFGIARHFSPAKKGDTMRIGSPGYAPPEQYSGQTDPRSDIFSLGVTLYQLLTKYDPASTQTPFKFPPVRNLNPSISPRMAEIIEKAIQIDPDRRYQNALDMKRDFQSFLGIESTSPAKFSAPLAGPGGTVPNLMPPALPQQGGVSQTVPASYPQMPPPPQQQAPPGMQQPQAQQGAMASAPQKKGSPPIGALKQAKKGRFKTIAVLLLIVALIATAGYFLLKENGARYWQMALASLERLTRGQGETVDYNSSFPEDQMVRKGIAWIDKGSFRKAFEALEAVRESNPDDGEVLLYLNNAYALASGSDRVTLALLISTNGCRAHEENRGTYRDLALAQWLINKRGGINGKKVVIMPKIHKKEDYRKESLIKECLENPDMLAMLSDTAFQEQKIFKNPGEAAPLPIIVFGDDQSFAPQLSGAVYSCTVPRGLDSQALGRLARDELKARKAAIVSAAKNSLFTKDAFFKELASAQTPIELTHSEGEDDVLTFSNLLVKGGPDLVVMALPTDSAKEREYFSSLMAQCASDKLSSPILMLPPTFARLDSMGLKSLPRGPLWSALPSDALEKNSLFSEYGRAFEAIYKGAPRGPFNAFDALMMVARSIEKNSFTRLQLRNSLDELFTAGSFKGASATMQFKDRRCCSTEWTGAQRPPDGKMVPGKSFQLP; encoded by the coding sequence ATGCTTCCTAATGGTACAATGCTCTCGGGACGCTACAGGATACTCAGCAATTTCGCCAAGGGCGGGATGAGCAACCTTTACCTTTGCGAGGACCTGCGCCTGCCGGGTAAAAAGTGGGTCATCAAGGAGCTCGCCGCCCAGTACAGCGATCCCAGGGAACAGGTGAAAGCCCAGGAACACTTCAGAAGGGAGGCCGATCTCCTCGCCAGGCTTGAGCACAAGAACCTCCCCAAGGTGAACGATTTCTTTCATGAGAACAACAAATCATATTTCGTCATGGAGTTTGTGGAGGGGAGGGACCTCTCCAGGATACTCACGGAGTCGCCGGGGCCCGTCCCTGAGAAACAGGTGGCCGAGTGGGGTATCCAGGTGGCTACGGTGCTCTATTTCCTCCACCGCCAGGAGCCGCCGGTGGTCTTCAGGGATATGAAGCCCTCCAACGTGATGCTCTCGGCAAACAACACCATCAAGCTCATCGATTTCGGCATTGCCCGGCATTTCTCACCGGCGAAGAAGGGCGACACGATGCGAATCGGCTCCCCGGGCTACGCGCCACCCGAGCAATACAGCGGCCAGACTGATCCCCGGTCCGATATCTTCTCCCTGGGGGTCACCCTCTACCAGCTCCTCACCAAGTATGACCCGGCAAGCACCCAGACACCCTTCAAATTCCCCCCCGTAAGGAACCTGAACCCCTCCATCTCGCCACGGATGGCGGAAATAATAGAGAAGGCCATCCAGATTGACCCTGACAGGCGCTACCAGAATGCCCTTGATATGAAGCGGGACTTCCAGTCATTCCTGGGCATCGAGTCCACGTCGCCAGCAAAGTTTTCAGCTCCCCTTGCGGGTCCGGGAGGCACGGTGCCAAACCTCATGCCCCCTGCCTTGCCCCAGCAGGGGGGCGTTTCCCAGACAGTCCCCGCCAGCTATCCGCAGATGCCTCCTCCCCCGCAGCAGCAGGCGCCGCCTGGTATGCAGCAGCCCCAGGCACAACAGGGAGCTATGGCTTCAGCGCCCCAGAAAAAAGGATCGCCCCCCATCGGCGCACTCAAGCAAGCTAAGAAGGGGCGCTTCAAGACCATCGCGGTGCTCCTGCTCATCGTGGCTCTGATAGCAACGGCGGGTTACTTTCTCCTGAAGGAAAATGGAGCCCGTTACTGGCAGATGGCCCTTGCCTCACTGGAGCGCCTTACCAGGGGCCAGGGGGAAACCGTTGATTACAACAGCAGCTTTCCTGAGGACCAGATGGTCAGGAAAGGCATTGCATGGATAGACAAGGGAAGCTTCAGGAAGGCCTTTGAAGCTTTGGAAGCAGTGAGGGAGAGCAATCCTGACGACGGCGAGGTGCTTCTCTATCTCAACAACGCCTATGCGCTCGCCTCGGGGTCCGACAGGGTCACGCTGGCCCTGCTGATCTCAACCAACGGATGCCGGGCGCACGAAGAGAACAGGGGCACATACAGGGATCTTGCCCTTGCGCAGTGGCTCATCAACAAGCGCGGTGGCATAAACGGCAAAAAGGTTGTCATCATGCCGAAGATCCATAAGAAGGAGGACTACAGGAAAGAGAGCCTGATAAAGGAGTGCCTGGAGAACCCTGACATGCTCGCCATGCTCTCCGACACGGCATTCCAGGAGCAGAAGATTTTTAAGAATCCTGGGGAGGCAGCGCCTCTTCCCATTATTGTCTTCGGCGACGACCAGTCATTTGCCCCGCAGCTTTCGGGCGCCGTTTATTCCTGCACGGTCCCCCGGGGTCTTGATTCCCAGGCTCTTGGCCGCCTGGCACGCGATGAGCTGAAAGCCCGCAAGGCCGCCATAGTATCGGCGGCGAAGAACAGCCTGTTCACGAAAGATGCTTTTTTCAAGGAGCTGGCATCAGCTCAGACACCCATTGAGCTCACCCACTCGGAAGGGGAAGATGACGTCCTCACTTTCTCAAACCTTCTGGTAAAAGGGGGACCTGACCTCGTGGTAATGGCCCTTCCCACGGATTCCGCAAAGGAGAGGGAATACTTTTCATCGCTCATGGCGCAGTGTGCCAGCGACAAGCTCTCCAGCCCAATCCTGATGCTGCCCCCGACCTTTGCCCGGCTCGACAGCATGGGCCTTAAATCCCTTCCCCGGGGACCTCTCTGGTCAGCCCTTCCCTCCGACGCTCTTGAAAAAAACTCTCTCTTCAGCGAATACGGGAGGGCTTTCGAAGCAATATACAAGGGAGCGCCCCGGGGCCCTTTCAACGCCTTTGACGCCCTGATGATGGTGGCGCGCTCAATAGAAAAGAACAGCTTTACAAGGCTCCAGCTCAGGAACTCTCTTGATGAGCTCTTCACTGCCGGCAGTTTTAAAGGTGCCTCCGCCACCATGCAGTTCAAGGACAGGCGCTGCTGTTCCACGGAATGGACGGGGGCGCAGAGACCGCCTGACGGGAAAATGGTGCCGGGTAAAAGCTTTCAGCTTCCCTGA
- a CDS encoding serine/threonine-protein kinase, whose product MPPLQSIGTTLRSRYRIDKVLFETKLINIYFVNDLHMAGKSWVLREMQMVAIDSHERSRTIRKFQQEASEIAAISHPVIATVVDFFVEGSNLYIVRDYVPGNDLASLSKINQRPFTEIEVLTWSVQLAEALSFFFGKKMPAIFFREFHMGNIIDTGNAGIKLIDLGLARIFQTESDTENLSRLGSMEYASPEQFSEDAAFDIRSLVYSLGAFMYHALTNVNPSSSPFDLKPISLLNPMISKSVQDIINRATEIDPKKRYQTLNDMKRDLLQVLKSLRVETAAPAKESPTAKGALLNWLLGILLAVIIGAVLFLAYYFFVKP is encoded by the coding sequence ATGCCACCTTTGCAGTCAATCGGCACAACACTCAGGTCTCGGTACCGCATAGACAAGGTGCTCTTTGAGACAAAGCTCATCAACATATATTTTGTCAATGATCTCCACATGGCAGGGAAATCCTGGGTTCTCCGCGAGATGCAGATGGTAGCCATAGACAGCCATGAGAGAAGCAGGACCATCAGGAAATTCCAGCAGGAGGCCTCGGAGATCGCTGCCATCTCCCACCCGGTGATCGCCACCGTCGTGGACTTCTTCGTCGAGGGAAGCAACCTGTACATCGTCCGCGATTATGTCCCGGGCAATGATCTGGCCTCCCTTTCAAAGATTAACCAGAGGCCATTCACAGAGATCGAGGTGCTCACGTGGTCCGTGCAGCTTGCTGAGGCCCTCTCTTTCTTCTTCGGCAAGAAAATGCCTGCCATCTTCTTCAGGGAGTTCCATATGGGGAACATCATTGACACGGGGAACGCCGGCATAAAGCTCATCGATCTGGGGCTTGCGAGGATATTCCAGACCGAGTCCGACACGGAAAACCTGAGCAGGCTGGGCTCGATGGAGTATGCCTCGCCGGAGCAGTTCTCAGAAGACGCGGCCTTCGACATCCGCTCTCTTGTATACAGCCTCGGGGCTTTCATGTATCACGCCCTCACCAACGTGAACCCTTCGTCGTCGCCCTTTGATCTCAAGCCTATAAGCCTCCTGAACCCGATGATCTCAAAAAGCGTCCAGGACATCATCAACAGGGCCACGGAGATCGATCCCAAGAAGCGCTACCAGACCCTCAACGACATGAAGCGCGATCTCCTGCAGGTCCTCAAGTCGCTCCGCGTGGAGACGGCGGCCCCTGCAAAAGAGAGCCCCACGGCAAAGGGTGCTCTCCTCAACTGGTTGCTCGGGATTCTTCTTGCTGTTATAATAGGGGCAGTGCTTTTCCTTGCTTACTATTTTTTCGTAAAGCCTTAA